A single window of Nicotiana sylvestris chromosome 3, ASM39365v2, whole genome shotgun sequence DNA harbors:
- the LOC104226606 gene encoding leucine-rich repeat receptor-like serine/threonine-protein kinase BAM1, translated as MPSGEHVTVKRLLAMSRGSSHDHGFNAEIQSLGRIRHMHIVRYKIAVEAAKGFCYLYHDCSPLILHRDVKSSNILLGSNFEAHVADFGLAKFLQDSGTSECMSSIVDSYGYIAPGILYKPSYDIPYFSFVACAC; from the exons ATGCCGAGTGGAGAACATGTTACCGTTAAAAGGTTGTTGGCTATGAGCAGGGGTTCCTCTCATGATCATGGGTTCAATGCAGAGATACAGTCTCTTGGGAGGATCAGACACATGCATATTGTTAG GTATAAGATAGCAGTGGAGGCTGCGAAGGGTTTTTGCTATCTCTATCATGATTGCTCTCCTTTGATCCTCCATCGTGATGTGAAATCAAGCAATATTCTGCTGGGCTCTAACTTTGAAGCACATGTTGCTGATTTTGGACTTGCTAAGTTCTTGCAAGATTCAGGGACATCAGAATGCATGTCTTCCATTGTTGATTCTTATGGTTACATTGCTCCAGGTATTTTATATAAGCCTTCATATGAtatcccttactttagtttcgttgcatgtgcctgttga
- the LOC138888490 gene encoding uncharacterized protein, with translation MGSLSYLQPKKRRIAHEIHQLTNLGVRLLGSSDTGVTIQDTTTSSLVTEVKEHQYKDPMLAHYRDTAPRKEKTPFEITEDEVLKYRGRLCVPNVAGIHLQVMGETHYSLYYVHLGATKMCHDIREIYWWDGMKKDIAKFVAQCPNCQQVKIEH, from the coding sequence atgggtagcctaagTTATTTACAACCAAAGAAGAGAAGGATAGCccatgagattcatcagctaACTAATCTTGGAGTTCGATTACTGGGCTCAAGTGATACTGGAGTTACTATTCAGGACacaacaacatcctctttagtaactgaagtgaaggaacACCAGTACAAGGATCCTATGTTAGCTCATTATAGAGATACAGCCCCTCGGAAGGAGAAGACGCCATTTGAGATTACAGAGGATGAAGTCCTCaaatatcgaggacgattatgtgtccctaatgttgcagggaTACACCTGCAGGTTATGGGAGAGACTCACTATTCTCTCTATTATGTCCATctaggagcaacaaagatgtgtcatgatatcagggaaatatattggtgggacggaatgaaaaaggatatagcgaagtttgttgctcagtgccctaactgtcagcaggttaagattgagcattaA